Proteins encoded together in one Bradyrhizobium sp. CB82 window:
- a CDS encoding IS91 family transposase → MGRSGPEVADIFRRYGAAWREQHWRSLSTERRAAMTAIERCRTAALGGHVEQCDHCGERRISYNSCRSRNCPKCQSLARAEWIEARQAELLDTQYFHVVFTIPDQIAAIAFQNAGTVYDIMFRTAAETLRTIAADPKHLGAEIGFFSVLHTWGQNLLHHPHLHCVVPGGGLSPDGSRWIACRPGFFLPVAVLSRLFRRLFLSALQKSFDTGELQFFSSLQPLRDPAGFQRYLNVVRRINWVIYAKPPFGSAEQVVHYVGRYTHRVAISNSRVIDIEDGKVRFRWKDYRHGSQQKVMTLDAGEFIRRFLIHVLPEGFKRIRYYGFLGNRYRKQKLARCRELLGMISADAHSEPEEPSDCPENAEHCNAASLRQCPSCHQGHMVCVEVLQPGSFSAARSPDTS, encoded by the coding sequence ATGGGACGCTCAGGTCCGGAAGTGGCGGATATCTTCCGCCGCTACGGTGCTGCCTGGCGCGAGCAGCACTGGAGGTCTCTATCGACCGAACGACGTGCAGCAATGACGGCGATCGAGCGCTGCCGAACGGCTGCGCTCGGTGGTCATGTCGAGCAGTGCGATCACTGCGGAGAGCGGCGGATTTCCTACAATAGCTGCCGCTCGCGCAACTGCCCCAAGTGCCAATCGCTCGCGCGGGCAGAATGGATCGAGGCGCGACAAGCGGAGCTTCTCGATACGCAGTATTTTCACGTTGTTTTCACCATACCCGACCAAATCGCAGCGATCGCATTCCAGAATGCCGGCACCGTGTACGATATTATGTTCCGCACAGCTGCAGAGACTTTGCGGACTATCGCTGCCGACCCCAAGCACCTCGGTGCCGAGATCGGGTTCTTTTCTGTCCTTCATACTTGGGGCCAGAACCTCCTTCACCATCCCCACCTCCATTGCGTAGTTCCTGGAGGAGGACTGTCCCCGGATGGCAGCCGCTGGATCGCGTGCCGGCCCGGCTTCTTTCTTCCCGTGGCCGTGCTTTCCCGTCTGTTCCGGCGCCTATTTCTCAGCGCCCTGCAAAAGTCGTTCGATACCGGCGAGCTACAATTTTTCTCGTCGCTGCAACCGTTGCGTGATCCAGCTGGGTTTCAGCGTTATCTGAACGTTGTCCGCAGAATCAATTGGGTTATCTACGCCAAGCCGCCATTTGGCAGCGCCGAACAGGTTGTGCACTATGTCGGCCGCTATACGCATCGGGTAGCGATCAGCAACAGCCGTGTCATCGATATCGAAGACGGCAAAGTACGCTTTCGATGGAAGGATTACCGCCACGGAAGCCAGCAGAAAGTAATGACGCTGGACGCCGGGGAGTTCATTCGGCGTTTCCTCATCCATGTCCTGCCCGAAGGCTTCAAACGTATTCGCTACTATGGTTTTCTGGGTAACCGCTACCGCAAGCAAAAGCTCGCTCGCTGCCGTGAACTGCTCGGAATGATATCCGCCGATGCTCATTCGGAGCCGGAAGAGCCATCCGATTGCCCCGAGAATGCTGAGCACTGCAATGCCGCTTCCTTGCGTCAATGTCCATCCTGTCATCAAGGCCACATGGTGTGCGTCGAGGTCTTGCAGCCAGGTTCGTTCAGCGCCGCTCGTTCACCGGATACTTCTTGA
- a CDS encoding transposase has product MQERQRRSFTEEYKRQAAELVVSSGRSITSVGKELGLRDTVLRRWVDKLRKEPASATRRPMTQAAPMPADQAAEIARLREENERLRMERDILKNGPAPWRACAA; this is encoded by the coding sequence ATGCAAGAGCGTCAACGTCGGTCGTTTACCGAGGAGTACAAGCGGCAGGCCGCGGAGCTCGTGGTCTCCAGCGGCCGGTCGATCACGTCGGTCGGCAAGGAACTCGGTCTTCGCGATACGGTATTGCGGCGCTGGGTGGATAAGCTCCGGAAGGAGCCGGCATCGGCGACGCGGCGCCCCATGACGCAGGCGGCGCCGATGCCGGCGGACCAGGCTGCCGAGATCGCCCGGCTGCGCGAGGAGAACGAACGGCTGCGCATGGAACGGGACATTTTAAAAAACGGTCCAGCACCGTGGCGCGCCTGTGCGGCGTAG
- a CDS encoding transposase has translation MATSGDSVCSVARRHGLSPQQLFGWRRQLREAAGDSSEAEEVQFVPAVVDAVVPAPALGRERKAVRCKAKTNDGIIEIEVDGIMIRAGRCADPMMIASIVQALKASR, from the coding sequence ATAGCTACGAGTGGCGACTCCGTCTGCTCCGTAGCGCGACGGCATGGATTGTCGCCGCAGCAGTTGTTCGGCTGGCGCCGTCAGTTGCGAGAAGCAGCGGGCGATTCTTCCGAAGCAGAAGAGGTACAGTTTGTGCCGGCGGTGGTGGATGCCGTAGTGCCGGCGCCCGCTCTTGGGCGTGAGCGCAAAGCGGTGCGCTGCAAGGCCAAGACGAATGACGGGATCATCGAGATCGAAGTCGACGGGATCATGATCCGGGCCGGCCGTTGTGCGGACCCGATGATGATTGCGTCGATTGTCCAGGCGCTGAAGGCGAGCCGGTGA
- the tnpB gene encoding IS66 family insertion sequence element accessory protein TnpB (TnpB, as the term is used for proteins encoded by IS66 family insertion elements, is considered an accessory protein, since TnpC, encoded by a neighboring gene, is a DDE family transposase.), with protein MIGPSGAVRVMVATKPVDFRKGMEGLATLVRESMGADPFSGAVYVFRAKRADRIKLVFWDGTGLCLFVKRLEDGIFRWPKIEDGLMRLSAAQLSALLEGLDWRRVHEARETPTPTQPG; from the coding sequence GTGATCGGTCCGTCGGGTGCGGTCCGGGTGATGGTAGCGACCAAACCGGTAGACTTCCGCAAGGGAATGGAGGGGCTTGCTACTCTAGTGCGCGAGAGCATGGGGGCAGATCCATTCTCGGGAGCTGTCTATGTGTTCCGGGCCAAGCGGGCCGATCGGATTAAGCTGGTGTTCTGGGACGGAACGGGCCTGTGTCTGTTCGTCAAGCGGCTTGAGGATGGGATCTTCCGCTGGCCGAAGATCGAGGATGGTTTGATGCGTCTGTCGGCGGCGCAATTGTCGGCGCTGCTGGAAGGGCTCGACTGGCGGCGTGTGCATGAGGCGCGTGAGACGCCGACGCCAACGCAACCGGGATAG
- a CDS encoding tyrosine-type recombinase/integrase: MTTIVTAAELRRDAQAFLRFKRAMGIVYRRAEFDLDGFVDFVAQHWGDYGEVALEDAISRWCARIPGRKAVTLGNEFGVIRQLCLYRRRRDPSSYVPEHALAPVKESVFLPYIFSHDEVRRLLAAATSHRGRFIGAPMLRALFLVLYCTGLRLGEAVRLRMADVDLDRGSLLIRHSKGRSRIVPIRADLVAELSRYTAERQRLVYAHRQANPEMFFLRLDGSALTVQSASNAIRRLLRELGMKPPSGRIGARPYEFRHAFAVHRLTAWASAGVDVHARLPWLSAYLGHQNVLGTEVYLKATPELLELASGRFEQHLRRSRRPR; the protein is encoded by the coding sequence ATGACCACGATTGTGACTGCCGCCGAGCTGAGGCGCGATGCCCAGGCGTTCCTGCGCTTCAAGCGCGCGATGGGTATCGTCTACCGGCGCGCCGAGTTCGACCTGGATGGCTTCGTGGACTTTGTCGCACAGCACTGGGGTGATTATGGCGAAGTGGCGCTCGAGGACGCGATCAGCCGTTGGTGTGCGCGCATTCCCGGCCGCAAGGCCGTCACGCTGGGCAACGAGTTCGGTGTCATTCGACAGCTGTGCCTGTACCGCCGTCGCCGTGATCCATCGAGCTATGTGCCGGAGCACGCCCTGGCGCCGGTCAAGGAATCGGTCTTCCTCCCCTACATCTTCAGCCACGACGAGGTTCGCCGGCTCCTGGCTGCCGCCACTTCCCACCGGGGGCGCTTCATTGGGGCGCCGATGCTGCGTGCGCTGTTCCTGGTGCTGTACTGCACCGGGCTGAGATTGGGAGAAGCAGTGCGATTGCGCATGGCCGATGTCGATCTCGACCGCGGCAGCCTGCTGATCCGACACAGCAAAGGTCGCTCGCGCATCGTACCTATCCGCGCTGACCTGGTCGCCGAGCTCTCTCGCTATACTGCCGAGCGGCAACGGCTGGTGTACGCCCATCGGCAAGCCAATCCAGAGATGTTCTTCCTGCGATTGGATGGGTCGGCGCTCACTGTCCAGTCGGCGTCGAACGCGATCCGACGGCTGCTGCGAGAGCTCGGCATGAAGCCGCCGAGCGGCCGGATCGGGGCACGCCCTTACGAGTTCCGACATGCCTTCGCCGTTCATCGGCTCACGGCTTGGGCGAGTGCGGGCGTGGATGTCCATGCCAGGCTGCCGTGGCTGTCGGCGTATCTCGGTCACCAGAATGTCCTCGGCACCGAGGTCTACCTTAAGGCGACCCCAGAGTTGCTGGAGCTGGCCAGTGGTCGGTTCGAACAGCATCTGCGGCGCTCGCGCCGGCCGCGATGA
- a CDS encoding site-specific integrase, whose translation MTPLRLRMINDMQIRNLSPHTQDCYLLQISQFARHFAKSPALLGPEDVRTYQVYLTNEKKLAPKSIHVTVSALRFLYRVTLGFEWDFDLIIPCPKVPKTLAVILSPEEVLHFLGCVESLKHQVILTTCYAAGLRISEAVRLKPEAIDRQRMVLRVDQGKGKKDRYVMLSARLLETLTDYWRAARPTTWMFPGGIPNEPISTNAVQDACSKAHRLTGLAKPVTPHSLRHAFAVHLLEAGTDLRTIQLLLGHRSLSTTAQYLRIATNKVCAATSPLELLPRPIPKAPPPPPEHF comes from the coding sequence ATGACCCCGCTTCGGTTACGCATGATAAACGACATGCAGATCCGCAATCTGTCACCGCATACGCAGGATTGCTATCTGCTGCAGATTTCGCAGTTCGCCCGCCATTTTGCGAAGTCGCCGGCTTTGCTCGGGCCGGAAGATGTCCGCACCTACCAAGTCTATCTAACGAACGAGAAGAAGCTGGCGCCGAAGTCGATCCACGTGACCGTCTCAGCGCTCCGTTTCTTGTACCGTGTCACGCTCGGCTTCGAATGGGATTTCGACCTCATCATTCCGTGTCCAAAGGTGCCCAAGACGCTCGCCGTCATCCTCAGTCCCGAAGAGGTGCTGCACTTCCTCGGCTGCGTGGAGAGCCTCAAGCATCAAGTGATCCTGACGACATGCTACGCCGCCGGTCTGCGCATTTCCGAAGCGGTACGCCTGAAGCCGGAAGCCATCGACCGACAGCGGATGGTGCTGCGCGTCGATCAAGGCAAGGGGAAGAAGGACCGTTACGTCATGCTCTCGGCACGGTTGCTGGAGACACTGACCGACTATTGGCGCGCCGCCCGGCCGACGACGTGGATGTTTCCCGGCGGTATCCCCAACGAGCCGATATCGACCAACGCGGTGCAGGACGCCTGCAGCAAGGCGCATCGGTTAACGGGCCTTGCCAAGCCCGTGACGCCGCATTCGCTGCGGCATGCCTTCGCCGTCCATCTACTCGAGGCCGGCACCGATCTTCGCACCATCCAGCTCTTGCTTGGCCATCGCAGCCTGTCCACAACCGCGCAATATCTCCGGATAGCCACGAACAAAGTCTGCGCGGCGACCAGCCCGCTGGAGCTGCTGCCGCGCCCAATCCCTAAGGCACCACCGCCGCCGCCTGAACATTTCTGA
- a CDS encoding IS110 family transposase encodes MLKRTTGDRPELKLVNVGAAAIDIGSKMHMAAVDPACTDVPVRSFGTFTQDLHELADWFRACGVTSVAMESTGVYWIPVYEILEQRGFEVILVNARYAKNVPGRKTDVSDAAWLRQLHSYGLLRGSFRPDAEIATLRAYLRQRERLVEYAAAHIQHMQKALMEMNLQLHHVVSDITGATGMRIIRAIVAGERNPDVLATYRDVRCRSSIATIRAALVGNDRHEHVFALSQSLELYDVYQAKMLDCDRKLEVLIAALNNKGAKPVGKLSKPRIKTKQVNAPTFDVRTALYGVLGLDLTEIHGLGPSLALKLVGECGTDLRAWPSAKHFTSWLCLAPGNKISGGKVLSSRTRRSSSRAAALLRLAATTVGRSDTALGAFYRRLASRAGKSKAVTATARKIAVLFYNTLRHGMSYKDPGAAHYEQQYRSRVLANLQRRAKSLGFVLQGIREDANPAVS; translated from the coding sequence ATGCTCAAGAGGACGACCGGCGACCGACCGGAACTGAAGCTGGTCAACGTCGGGGCCGCCGCCATCGACATTGGATCAAAGATGCACATGGCCGCGGTGGACCCAGCTTGCACCGACGTGCCGGTGCGCTCTTTCGGTACATTCACGCAAGACCTGCATGAGCTGGCGGACTGGTTCAGAGCCTGCGGCGTGACGAGTGTCGCGATGGAATCCACTGGGGTCTATTGGATCCCGGTTTACGAGATCCTGGAGCAGCGCGGGTTTGAGGTGATCCTGGTCAATGCGCGGTACGCCAAGAACGTGCCCGGGCGCAAGACCGATGTCAGCGATGCCGCGTGGTTGCGCCAGCTTCATTCCTATGGCCTGTTACGCGGCAGCTTCCGACCTGATGCCGAGATTGCAACCCTGCGCGCGTATCTGCGCCAACGGGAGCGGCTGGTGGAATATGCCGCCGCCCATATCCAGCATATGCAGAAGGCCCTGATGGAGATGAATCTGCAGCTCCATCATGTGGTCTCTGATATCACCGGCGCGACCGGCATGCGGATTATCCGAGCCATTGTTGCAGGCGAGCGGAATCCTGACGTCTTGGCAACCTATCGGGACGTGCGATGCCGTTCATCCATCGCGACGATCCGTGCGGCACTGGTGGGCAACGACCGGCACGAACATGTCTTCGCGCTGAGCCAGTCGCTGGAACTCTACGACGTCTACCAGGCCAAGATGCTGGACTGCGACCGCAAGCTCGAGGTCCTGATCGCGGCACTGAACAATAAAGGCGCAAAGCCGGTCGGAAAGCTATCCAAGCCACGCATCAAGACCAAACAGGTCAACGCGCCTACCTTCGACGTCAGGACCGCGCTGTACGGCGTGCTCGGCCTCGATCTGACTGAGATCCACGGGTTGGGTCCATCACTGGCGTTGAAGCTTGTCGGGGAGTGTGGCACCGATCTGAGGGCTTGGCCGAGCGCCAAGCACTTCACCTCCTGGCTGTGCCTTGCGCCAGGCAACAAAATCTCTGGTGGCAAGGTGCTTTCTTCACGTACCCGGAGGTCTTCGAGTCGGGCAGCCGCACTGTTGCGGTTGGCAGCCACGACCGTTGGCAGAAGCGATACAGCGCTCGGCGCATTCTATCGTCGGCTAGCCTCCCGAGCGGGCAAGTCGAAAGCCGTGACGGCGACCGCCCGCAAGATTGCGGTTTTGTTCTACAACACACTCCGGCATGGCATGAGCTACAAAGATCCGGGTGCCGCCCATTATGAGCAACAATATCGCAGCCGCGTCCTGGCCAACCTACAACGCAGAGCCAAATCGCTGGGCTTCGTCTTACAGGGCATTCGGGAGGACGCCAATCCGGCTGTTTCTTAG
- the ltrA gene encoding group II intron reverse transcriptase/maturase, with product MIISEMQHKLATWAESDPNRRFDRLLRLIANREWLAEAARIVLASSGARTSGIDGIDKQRLQVRLDQHLDDLRKSLLDESYRPQPVKRIYIPKTNGKLRPLGIPTLTDRIVQRAMLMAIEPLWESDFHRLSYGFRPERSVHHAVRTVKIQLQDGADTTRGRWIIEGDLASYFDTVHHRLLIRCVRRRVQDGRFVDLLWRFLKAGHIDRDLFTASSEGVPQGGVLSPLLSNIMLHEFDAWLEAKYLSDKARKDRWAWNFGIKLGRPITVRENRQWKPAVAYCRYADDFVVIVKGTKAQAEEIREECRAFLEGKLKLMLNMEKTHITHVNDGFVFLGHRIIRKRGSHGRMSVVTTIPKEKAKGFVRRLTETLSGNHSVSTVDMIAGLNRQLAGWAAFYKFTDFTAYVFRHIDHVVFWKMAHWLGHKYRSRIKPLMRKWYRTPEPGKAKTWLVFGRNERGGTNGKALYRLVSSPKAQFRWRNPEENPYILRKEARSTVTSHYHDVAMAMGQA from the coding sequence TTGATAATCAGTGAAATGCAGCACAAGCTCGCGACATGGGCCGAGAGCGATCCGAACCGAAGGTTCGATCGCCTCCTTCGGCTGATTGCCAACCGGGAATGGCTTGCCGAGGCCGCTCGGATTGTTCTGGCGTCAAGTGGCGCACGAACATCGGGCATCGACGGAATAGATAAGCAACGACTGCAGGTCAGATTGGATCAGCATCTGGATGACCTGCGGAAAAGCCTGCTGGACGAGAGTTATCGCCCCCAGCCGGTGAAGCGGATCTATATCCCGAAAACCAACGGCAAGCTACGCCCACTGGGTATTCCGACTCTGACGGATCGCATCGTCCAACGAGCCATGCTCATGGCCATAGAGCCACTCTGGGAAAGCGACTTCCATCGCCTATCCTATGGCTTCCGGCCTGAACGGAGCGTGCACCATGCCGTCCGCACCGTGAAGATACAGCTTCAGGATGGAGCCGACACGACGAGGGGCCGTTGGATCATCGAAGGTGATCTGGCAAGCTACTTCGACACGGTCCATCACCGGCTGCTTATCAGATGCGTGCGGCGACGAGTGCAGGATGGGCGGTTTGTTGATCTTCTCTGGCGGTTCCTGAAGGCAGGTCACATTGACCGTGACCTGTTTACAGCCTCCAGCGAGGGTGTTCCGCAAGGTGGCGTGCTGTCACCGCTCTTGTCCAACATCATGCTCCATGAGTTCGATGCGTGGCTGGAGGCGAAATACCTGAGCGACAAGGCCCGCAAGGACCGCTGGGCATGGAACTTTGGCATCAAGCTGGGCCGCCCTATTACGGTTCGAGAGAACCGGCAATGGAAGCCGGCGGTTGCTTATTGCCGATACGCTGACGACTTTGTCGTGATCGTAAAAGGGACCAAAGCTCAAGCAGAGGAAATCCGCGAGGAATGCCGCGCCTTTCTGGAAGGCAAGCTGAAATTGATGCTGAATATGGAGAAAACCCATATCACCCACGTCAATGACGGCTTCGTCTTTCTGGGGCACAGGATCATTCGCAAGCGAGGGTCGCACGGACGCATGTCCGTTGTCACAACGATACCCAAGGAAAAGGCGAAGGGGTTTGTTCGCAGGCTCACTGAAACCCTTTCCGGCAATCATAGTGTCAGCACGGTCGACATGATCGCAGGCCTGAACCGCCAACTGGCGGGATGGGCAGCGTTCTACAAGTTCACCGACTTCACCGCGTACGTATTCCGGCACATCGACCATGTCGTATTCTGGAAAATGGCACATTGGCTGGGGCACAAATACCGATCTCGCATCAAACCTTTGATGCGGAAATGGTACCGAACCCCGGAACCGGGCAAGGCGAAAACCTGGCTCGTGTTTGGTCGGAATGAACGCGGCGGGACCAACGGAAAAGCACTTTACCGGCTTGTCTCAAGCCCGAAGGCGCAGTTCCGGTGGCGCAATCCGGAGGAAAATCCATACATCCTCCGAAAGGAAGCCCGCAGCACTGTCACCTCGCACTATCATGATGTTGCTATGGCCATGGGCCAAGCTTGA
- a CDS encoding ferredoxin--NADP reductase — translation MSNFSHESVLSVHHWTDNLFSFTTTRSPSFSFRSGEFTMIGLKVDEKPLLRAYGLASARYEDRLEFVSTREPNDPLTSRLQHLKEGDKITVSRKATGTLVIDNLEDGRNLYLIGTGAGLAPFLSVIKDPETYLRFGNVVLLHGCRRVAELAYGEMITEKLPSDELLGDFVRYQLIYYPTVTRDPFRNRGRITDLIASGKLFSDLELPEVEPQHDRVMICGSPALVRDTRELLVGRGLVEGSHGKPAQFVVETAFEQ, via the coding sequence ATGAGCAATTTCAGCCACGAAAGCGTGCTGAGCGTCCATCACTGGACCGACAATCTCTTCAGCTTCACCACCACGCGGAGTCCATCGTTCAGCTTCCGCAGCGGCGAATTCACTATGATCGGGCTCAAGGTCGACGAAAAGCCGCTGCTGCGTGCCTACGGCCTCGCCAGCGCCCGTTACGAGGATCGGCTGGAATTCGTCTCGACCAGGGAGCCGAACGATCCCTTAACCTCCCGTCTGCAGCATTTGAAGGAGGGTGACAAGATCACCGTGAGCCGCAAGGCGACCGGGACGCTGGTCATCGATAATCTCGAGGATGGGCGCAATCTCTACCTGATTGGCACCGGCGCTGGACTTGCTCCGTTTCTGAGCGTGATCAAGGATCCTGAAACCTATCTGCGATTCGGAAATGTCGTGCTGCTGCACGGCTGCCGCCGCGTCGCCGAGCTTGCCTATGGCGAAATGATCACCGAGAAGCTACCGAGCGACGAGCTGCTCGGGGATTTCGTGCGCTATCAGCTGATCTATTATCCGACCGTCACCCGCGATCCGTTCCGCAACCGCGGCAGGATCACCGACCTGATCGCGTCAGGCAAGTTGTTTTCGGACCTCGAACTGCCGGAAGTCGAGCCGCAGCATGACCGCGTCATGATTTGCGGCAGCCCTGCGCTGGTGCGCGATACCCGCGAGCTGTTGGTGGGGAGGGGCCTTGTTGAAGGCAGTCACGGCAAGCCGGCGCAATTCGTGGTCGAAACGGCGTTTGAACAGTAG
- a CDS encoding IS3 family transposase has protein sequence MSFRFIEDHRDTYAVRLMCAVLGVSAAGYYAWRERPASTRTTTNAALLASIRQVHQDSGGRYGSPRIHAAMQAQGRGISRGRIERLMHRHGIRAIMAPLRRVRTTDSRHGLPIAPNLIERHFAAAAPNRIWLADITYSAPRPTVGEAYDWNAKEKGGLRKKNMTCSLL, from the coding sequence ATGAGCTTCCGCTTCATCGAGGACCATCGCGATACCTATGCGGTGCGGCTGATGTGCGCCGTGCTCGGGGTCTCGGCGGCCGGCTATTACGCTTGGCGGGAGCGGCCGGCGAGCACGCGGACGACCACCAATGCTGCGCTCCTGGCTTCGATCCGACAGGTTCACCAGGACAGCGGCGGACGCTATGGCAGCCCGAGAATCCATGCCGCGATGCAGGCGCAGGGACGTGGCATTAGTCGCGGCCGGATCGAACGCTTGATGCATCGGCACGGCATCCGCGCCATCATGGCACCACTGCGCCGTGTTCGGACCACCGACAGCCGCCATGGCCTGCCGATCGCGCCAAATCTCATCGAACGTCACTTTGCAGCTGCGGCTCCGAACCGGATCTGGCTTGCCGATATCACCTACAGTGCGCCTCGCCCCACAGTTGGGGAAGCGTATGACTGGAATGCAAAAGAGAAAGGAGGACTGAGAAAAAAAAATATGACTTGTTCCCTGCTGTGA
- a CDS encoding site-specific integrase has protein sequence MSTAAPRALFPLVESFFVEYLPRQRGASVHTVRAYRDTLKLLFEFVAQRQRRGVAALELGNLDADAVACFLDHIESKRENSAATRNCRRAAIRSFFKHLVRNDLARSMQYTRVLAIPSKKARQRTATYLEVDDVRAIVAKPDRRTPDGWRDYTLLLFLYNCGARVSEAADVRWDDLQLTPPRQVRLRGKGKKERLLPLWRETADALHRLRSTAKGPYQQHVFVNRHGHPLTRDGIAYILSKHASAAAAQDRPTLVRKRITPHVLRHSCAVALLQSGTDVTIIRDYLGHTSVATTGRYITTNLQMKRDALQTFWKHAGIEPARTRPWKPKADLLAFLQSL, from the coding sequence ATGAGCACGGCCGCGCCGCGAGCACTGTTCCCGCTCGTCGAGTCGTTCTTCGTCGAGTATTTGCCGCGCCAACGCGGCGCAAGTGTGCACACGGTGCGCGCCTACCGGGATACGCTGAAGCTTCTGTTCGAGTTCGTCGCGCAGCGTCAGCGGCGCGGCGTTGCCGCGCTGGAGTTGGGCAACCTGGATGCCGACGCAGTCGCGTGCTTCCTCGATCACATCGAATCCAAGCGCGAAAACTCGGCCGCCACCCGCAACTGCCGCCGCGCCGCAATCCGCAGCTTCTTCAAGCATCTGGTGCGCAACGATTTAGCCCGCTCGATGCAGTATACGCGGGTGCTGGCGATCCCGTCGAAGAAGGCCCGGCAGCGAACGGCAACCTACCTCGAAGTCGACGACGTGCGCGCGATCGTTGCCAAGCCGGACCGGCGCACCCCTGACGGCTGGCGCGACTACACGCTCCTGCTGTTCCTCTACAACTGCGGCGCCCGCGTGAGCGAGGCGGCGGACGTGAGATGGGATGACCTTCAGCTGACGCCACCGCGGCAGGTGCGTCTGCGCGGCAAGGGCAAAAAGGAGCGACTGTTGCCATTGTGGCGCGAGACGGCCGATGCGTTGCATCGGCTGCGCAGCACGGCGAAGGGACCCTATCAGCAGCATGTCTTCGTCAATCGCCACGGCCACCCACTGACGCGCGACGGCATTGCCTACATCCTCAGCAAGCACGCATCGGCGGCCGCGGCGCAGGATCGCCCAACGCTTGTACGCAAGCGGATAACGCCCCACGTGCTGCGCCATAGCTGCGCGGTGGCGCTGCTGCAGTCGGGCACCGACGTGACCATTATCCGCGACTATCTCGGTCATACCAGCGTGGCCACGACCGGGCGGTACATTACGACGAACCTGCAGATGAAGCGCGATGCGCTGCAGACGTTCTGGAAACACGCAGGCATCGAGCCCGCTCGAACCAGGCCGTGGAAGCCCAAAGCGGATCTGCTCGCGTTCTTGCAGTCGCTCTGA
- a CDS encoding site-specific integrase — protein sequence MRHEPLDSIPATAAPTTEDMLRVWGADHCVQDSSAGVYLQWIRRFRAYCTQRNLDERAELTLAGAHRFIAWYARHRDLKPQRLGGARTALYALSRVYRVMGLSLPAWQDPRRARPPATALLRAYADHLARRRGNPEVTVRGKLRHIGKLSEHLARRGKTWRTMTLTDIDEFLIVCAHRYARSTVADMAGSIRSFARFLLATGRISIDLADSVIAPVQPRHARPRRALPWEDVQRLLRAVDISTARGLRDYALLLMMSTYGFGAGEVIRLRLQDIDWSAGTLKVMRPKTGVAFTLPLLPAVAKVLARYLRKGRPPNTPTRHVFVRMMMPFGPLSASSAVRHILTKHAKAAGLDAPYLGSHVLRHSNAARQLDLGTRPRVLSDLLGHRDPESISAYVRIAIQSLRHVSLPVPT from the coding sequence ATGCGACACGAGCCGCTCGATTCAATCCCCGCGACCGCCGCACCCACCACGGAAGACATGCTTCGCGTCTGGGGCGCGGACCACTGCGTCCAAGACAGCAGCGCTGGCGTCTACCTTCAGTGGATCAGGCGCTTCCGCGCCTACTGCACACAACGCAACTTGGATGAACGCGCCGAGTTGACCCTGGCTGGAGCGCATCGGTTCATTGCGTGGTATGCACGGCATCGCGACCTCAAGCCGCAACGGCTTGGCGGCGCTCGCACCGCGCTCTACGCGCTCAGCCGCGTGTACCGCGTGATGGGTCTGAGCCTGCCGGCATGGCAGGATCCGCGGCGTGCGCGGCCTCCTGCAACGGCGCTGCTGCGGGCGTATGCCGATCATCTCGCGCGGCGCCGCGGCAATCCGGAAGTGACCGTGCGCGGCAAGCTGCGTCATATTGGGAAGTTGTCGGAACATCTGGCCAGACGCGGCAAGACTTGGCGCACGATGACGCTGACGGATATCGACGAGTTCTTGATCGTGTGCGCGCACCGTTATGCGCGCTCGACCGTGGCCGACATGGCCGGCAGCATCCGCTCCTTTGCCCGCTTCCTGCTCGCCACCGGACGCATCTCGATCGACTTGGCTGATTCGGTAATTGCGCCGGTACAGCCTCGGCACGCGCGCCCGCGCCGCGCCTTGCCATGGGAAGACGTGCAGCGTCTGTTACGAGCCGTGGACATCTCCACAGCGCGGGGCCTGCGCGACTACGCACTTCTGCTGATGATGAGTACCTACGGGTTCGGCGCTGGCGAGGTCATCCGGCTGCGGCTGCAGGACATCGACTGGAGCGCCGGTACGCTCAAGGTCATGCGGCCGAAGACTGGGGTCGCCTTCACGCTGCCCCTGTTGCCGGCTGTGGCCAAAGTGCTGGCGCGCTATCTTCGCAAGGGCCGGCCGCCGAACACGCCGACCAGGCACGTGTTCGTGCGCATGATGATGCCGTTCGGACCGCTGAGCGCTTCGTCCGCGGTTCGCCATATTCTTACCAAACACGCCAAGGCGGCCGGGCTGGATGCGCCGTACCTCGGCAGCCACGTGCTGCGTCATTCGAACGCCGCGCGCCAACTCGATCTCGGCACACGTCCGCGGGTGCTCTCGGATCTGCTCGGTCATCGCGATCCGGAATCGATCTCTGCCTACGTCAGGATCGCCATCCAATCGCTGCGCCACGTCTCGCTTCCGGTGCCGACATGA